A portion of the Stegostoma tigrinum isolate sSteTig4 chromosome 44, sSteTig4.hap1, whole genome shotgun sequence genome contains these proteins:
- the LOC132207220 gene encoding late histone H2B.L4-like has protein sequence MADEKKAQATSKKGAKKVIKKAPAKGGKKRRKSRKESYAIYIYKVMKQVHPDTGISSRAMSIMNSFVNDIFERIAGEASRLAHYNKRSTISSREIQTAVRLLLPGELAKHAVSEGTKAVTKYTSSK, from the coding sequence ATGGCAGATGAGAAGAAAGCGCAGGCAACTTCCAAGAAGGGCGCCAAGAAAGTCATCAAGAAGGCGCCAGCGAAAGGCGGTAAGAAGAGGAGAAAgtccaggaaagaaagttacGCCATCTATATCtacaaagtgatgaagcaggttcaccccGACACCGGCATCTCTTCCAGGGCCATGAGTATCATGAACTCGTTCGTCAACGATATTTTTGAGCGTATCGCGGGGGAggcttcccgcctggcccattacaacaagcgcagcaccatcagctcccgggagatccagacagcggtgcggctgctgctgcccggggagctggccaagcacgccgtgtcggagggtacaaaggcggtgaccaagtacaccagctccaagtga
- the LOC132207200 gene encoding zinc finger protein 239-like: MEGEYTVDSGQKLYMCDVCARAFSRSSDLSKHKRSHKEKLWKCGDCGNGFRSSTELEIHRRSHTGEKPFSCSECGKGFSQKSHLLRHQRVHTGERPFSCSECGQGFTNSSNLLIHQRVHTGERPFICCTCGKGFTLASSLQTHQQIHTGERPFTSS, encoded by the coding sequence atggaaggagaatACACTGTTGACAGCGGTCAGAAACTGTACATGTGTGATGTGTGTGCACGAGCATTCAGCCGATCATCTGACCTCTCGAAACATAAACGGAGTCACAAGGAgaaactgtggaaatgtggggactgtgggaatGGATTCAGATCCTCGACTGAACTGGAAATTCATcggcgcagtcacactggggagaaaccattctccTGCTCTGAATGTGGCAAGGGATTCAGTCAGAAATcccacctgctgagacaccagcgagttcacactggggagagaccattctccTGCTCTGAGTGTGGGCAGGGATTCACTAATTCCTCCAacctgctgatacaccagcgagttcacactggggagaggccgttcatctGCTGTACGTGCGGCAAGGGATTCACTTTGGCTTCCAGCCTCCAGACTCATCAacaaattcacactggggagaggccattcaccagcTCCtag
- the LOC132207202 gene encoding late histone H2A.2.2-like: protein MWPHCRILCESVCEIVAMSGRGKGGGGKARSKAKSRSSRAGLQFPVGRVHRLLRKGNYAERVGAGAPVYLAAVLEYLTAEILELAGNAARDNKKTRIIPRHLQLAVRNDEELNKLLGGVTIAQGGVLPNIQAVLLPKKTAAGGATKK from the coding sequence ATGTGGCCGCATTGCAGAATTCTCTGTGAAAGTGTTTGTGAGATTGTGGCGATGTCTGGGAGAGGAAAGGGCGGTGGCGGGAAAGCTCGGTCGAAGGCGAAGTCCCGGTCGTCCCGGGCTGGGCTGCAGTTCCCGGTGGGCCGTGTTCacaggctcctgagaaagggtaactatgctgagcgtgtgggtgccggagcgccggtctatctggctgcggtgctcgagtacctgacggctgaaatcctcgagctggccggtaacgcggcccgggacaacaagaagacccgcatcatccccaggcacctccagttggccgtgcgcaacgacgaggagctcaacaagctgctgggaggggtgaccatcgctcagggcggggtgctgcctaatatccaggccgtgctgctgcccaagaaaaccgcCGCTGGGGGCGCCACTAAAAAGTGA